The Euphorbia lathyris chromosome 2, ddEupLath1.1, whole genome shotgun sequence genome includes a window with the following:
- the LOC136220075 gene encoding probable ubiquitin-conjugating enzyme E2 24 gives MALSVSSENHDGAVFPQFDVVSGSTDHKYHSNTTTGGQFQKKIMKEWKSLEKNLPDSIFVRVYEDRIDLMRAAIIGSAGTPYHDGLYFFDIAFPSDYPSRPPLVSYRSFGFRINPNLYASGKVCLSLLNTWNGKKKEMWNSEQSSVLQILLSIQALVLNEKPYFNEPFFGGFRGWSKWEKRANSYNADVFILCCKTMLFHQRKPPMHFESLVAGHFRERGSAILTACIAYVNGGARIGYYDSKSSSSSSSASVSVEFKISMRQLYPQLVAAFAKNGASLGTLIGELQTETETEMETKTTPCKSQKKSNGGVVKRLFGKVKKVFGLLSAKKKKKTTETVS, from the coding sequence ATGGCGCTCTCTGTGTCCTCTGAAAACCATGACGGCGCCGTTTTCCCTCAATTCGACGTCGTATCAGGTTCCACCGATCACAAGTATCATTCCAATACCACTACCGGTGGACAATTCCAGAAGAAGATAATGAAAGAGTGGAAAAGTCTCGAGAAAAACCTTCCCGATTCAATCTTCGTTCGAGTTTACGAAGATCGCATCGATCTAATGAGAGCTGCGATAATCGGATCCGCCGGTACACCGTACCACGACGGTCTCTACTTCTTCGACATTGCTTTCCCGTCAGATTATCCATCCCGGCCGCCACTGGTTTCGTATAGATCGTTCGGGTTTCGGATTAATCCGAACCTCTACGCAAGCGGCAAGGTGTGTTTAAGCTTGTTGAACACATGGAATGGAAAGAAGAAAGAGATGTGGAATTCGGAGCAGTCATCGGTGCTTCAGATTTTACTCTCGATCCAAGCTCTTGTGCTCAACGAGAAACCCTATTTCAACGAACCGTTTTTCGGCGGGTTTCGCGGCTGGTCTAAGTGGGAGAAGAGGGCGAATTCGTACAATGCCGatgtatttattttatgttgTAAAACGATGCTGTTTCATCAACGGAAGCCGCCGATGCATTTCGAATCTCTCGTCGCCGGTCATTTTAGAGAGCGAGGTAGTGCGATTTTAACAGCTTGTATTGCGTATGTAAATGGTGGAGCTAGAATCGGGTATTATGATTCAAAATCaagctcttcttcttcttcagcctCTGTATCGGTTGAATTTAAGATATCAATGCGGCAATTGTATCCACAGTTGGTTGCAGCTTTTGCTAAAAATGGAGCTTCATTGGGGACTTTGATCGGAGAGTTACAGACGGAGACGGAGACGGAGATGGAGACGAAAACGACGCCGTGTAAGAGTCAAAAGAAAAGTAATGGTGGGGTTGTAAAGAGGCTTTTTGGCAAAGTGAAGAAGGTTTTTGGATTGTTGAGtgccaagaagaagaagaagacgacgGAAACGGTGTCGTAA